The Pseudomonas nunensis genome includes the window ACGAGGCTGCGTTCGGCTGCGTAGCAGTCGTAAAACCTGAGCTTGCGGTTTTACTGAAACACCGCGTTGCCTGATTTCACGACTGCTTCGCAGCCGAACGCAGCCTCGTGCCTCGACAGCTGCTACACGCGAACGCAGGTTCGGCAGCTGCTACACAGGATCGCGTTCATCTGTATAGAAGTTGTAACTGTGCGAACCGGATCATAAAAGCTAGAGTCTGATGGTTTCACGCAGGCTCGGACCTTAACCCCTGCGCCCCTTCAAGGAGCTTTCCATGCACACACTTCGCCGCAGCGCCGCCCTCCTAGCCCTTAGCGTTGGCACCATCGCCAGCCTCCCGGCCCTGGCCGCCGACGAACTTCACTACAACCAGATTGCCCTGCGCGCCGAAGTCAGTCAGGAAGTGGCCCGCGACCTGATGATCGTGACCCTCTATACAGAAGAGCAAAACACCGACCCGGCCAAACTCGCCGCCGACGTCAGCACCACCATGAACAAGGCCCTGGCCCAGGCCAAACAAGTCAAAGACATCACCCTGCGCCAGGGCAGCCGCAACAGCTACCCGATCTACGACACCAAGGGCCAGAAAATCACCGGCTGGCGTGAACGCGCCGAACTGCGCCTGGAAAGCTCCGACTTCGCCGCCCTGTCGAAACTGACCGGCGAACTGCTCACC containing:
- a CDS encoding SIMPL domain-containing protein (The SIMPL domain is named for its presence in mouse protein SIMPL (signalling molecule that associates with mouse pelle-like kinase). Bacterial member BP26, from Brucella, was shown to assemble into a channel-like structure, while YggE from E. coli has been associated with resistance to oxidative stress.), with product MHTLRRSAALLALSVGTIASLPALAADELHYNQIALRAEVSQEVARDLMIVTLYTEEQNTDPAKLAADVSTTMNKALAQAKQVKDITLRQGSRNSYPIYDTKGQKITGWRERAELRLESSDFAALSKLTGELLTDLKMGGMDFAIATPTRKASEDALLKDAVTAFKARAQLATDALGGKGYKIVNLNLNSNGYPQPYMRAPMMMKAAGMDSAPVTPEVEAGTSQVSMTADGSIEVLMTP